From one Pseudomonas sp. S35 genomic stretch:
- a CDS encoding O-acetylhomoserine aminocarboxypropyltransferase/cysteine synthase family protein, translating into MKDATIALHHGFKSDPTTKAVAVPIYQNVAFEFDNAQHGADLFNLDVPGNIYTRIMNPTNDVLEQRIAALEGGIAALAVSAGSAAIHYAIQTLTRAGDNIVTTPQLYGGTYTLFAHLLPSFGVDVRFARDDSAEAIAELIDDNTKLVYCESIGNPAGNIVDLEALAKVAHARGVPLMVDNTVATPILCKPIQFGADIVVHSVTKYIGGHGNSLGGVIVDSGTFPWTQYPEKFPGLNNPEPAYHGVVYTEKFGPAAFIARARTVPLRNTGAALAPMNAFLLLQGLETLALRMERHTENALKVAQFLQGHAEVEWVSYAGLADHPHHALAQKYLQGKPSAILSFGLKGGFDAGVRFYDALQIFKRLVNIGDAKSLACHPASTTHRQMNAQEQAKAGVKPEMIRLSVGIEAIEDLIDDLQQALGSTHQ; encoded by the coding sequence ATGAAAGACGCCACCATCGCGCTGCATCACGGCTTCAAGTCCGACCCGACCACCAAGGCCGTCGCGGTGCCGATCTACCAGAACGTCGCCTTCGAATTCGACAACGCGCAGCACGGTGCCGACCTGTTCAACCTCGACGTGCCCGGCAATATCTACACGCGCATCATGAACCCCACCAACGATGTGCTGGAGCAACGCATCGCCGCTCTTGAGGGCGGTATTGCGGCGCTGGCCGTGTCGGCTGGCAGTGCGGCAATTCACTATGCGATCCAGACCCTCACCCGTGCCGGCGACAATATCGTCACCACCCCACAGCTCTACGGCGGCACCTACACCTTGTTCGCCCACCTGCTGCCAAGCTTTGGCGTCGATGTGCGCTTTGCCCGGGACGACAGCGCCGAGGCCATCGCCGAACTGATCGACGACAATACCAAGTTGGTCTACTGCGAAAGCATCGGCAACCCGGCGGGCAATATCGTCGACCTCGAAGCCCTGGCCAAGGTCGCTCACGCCCGCGGTGTACCGCTGATGGTGGACAACACCGTGGCCACGCCGATCCTGTGCAAGCCGATCCAGTTCGGCGCCGACATCGTCGTGCACTCGGTGACCAAGTACATCGGCGGCCACGGCAACTCCCTGGGCGGTGTGATCGTCGACAGCGGCACCTTCCCGTGGACCCAGTACCCGGAAAAATTCCCCGGCCTCAACAACCCGGAGCCGGCCTATCACGGCGTGGTCTACACCGAAAAATTCGGCCCCGCCGCGTTTATCGCCCGTGCCCGCACGGTGCCGCTGCGCAACACGGGCGCGGCACTGGCACCCATGAACGCCTTCCTGCTGCTGCAAGGCCTGGAAACCCTGGCCCTGCGCATGGAGCGCCATACCGAGAACGCGCTGAAGGTCGCGCAGTTCCTGCAAGGCCATGCCGAGGTGGAGTGGGTCAGCTATGCCGGGCTGGCCGATCACCCCCATCACGCATTGGCGCAGAAGTACCTGCAGGGCAAGCCCTCGGCGATCCTCTCCTTCGGCTTGAAAGGCGGGTTCGATGCCGGCGTACGTTTCTACGACGCGCTGCAGATCTTCAAGCGCCTGGTGAACATCGGCGACGCCAAGTCCCTGGCCTGTCACCCAGCCTCTACCACCCATCGGCAGATGAACGCGCAGGAGCAGGCCAAGGCCGGCGTGAAACCCGAGATGATCCGCCTGTCGGTAGGCATCGAGGCGATAGAGGACTTGATCGACGACTTGCAGCAGGCGTTGGGCTCAACTCACCAATAG
- the rlmJ gene encoding 23S rRNA (adenine(2030)-N(6))-methyltransferase RlmJ codes for MNYRHAFHAGNHADVFKHLTLTRLIALMSRKEQPFAYLDTHAGIGLYDLQGDQANRTGEYLEGIARLWDLDDLPPLTADYMRVLHEMNPDGQLRYYPGSPELARRLTRPQDRVLLNEKHPEDGVLLKDNMKGDRRVKVHLGEGWHVPRALLPVPEKRALMLIDPPFEKLDEMQRCAASLKEAVSRMRQTVAAIWYPVKDQRMLRRFYQDLAGTGAPKLLRVELLVHPLDTPNTLTGSGLAIANPPWGLEEELRELLPWLSKKLGQTQGGWQMDWLIAE; via the coding sequence ATGAATTATCGTCACGCCTTTCACGCCGGCAACCACGCCGATGTCTTCAAACACCTGACCTTGACCCGCCTCATCGCCCTGATGTCGCGCAAGGAGCAGCCGTTCGCCTACCTCGACACCCACGCCGGCATCGGTCTGTACGACCTGCAAGGCGACCAGGCCAATCGCACCGGTGAATACCTGGAAGGCATTGCGCGCCTGTGGGATCTGGACGACCTGCCGCCACTGACGGCCGATTACATGCGCGTGCTGCACGAGATGAACCCGGATGGCCAGTTGCGCTACTACCCGGGCTCGCCGGAACTGGCGCGGCGCCTCACGCGCCCACAGGACCGTGTGTTGCTCAATGAAAAGCACCCGGAAGACGGCGTGCTGCTCAAGGACAACATGAAGGGCGACCGTCGGGTCAAGGTGCACCTGGGCGAAGGTTGGCATGTCCCGCGTGCCTTGCTGCCGGTACCGGAAAAACGTGCGCTGATGCTGATCGACCCGCCGTTTGAAAAACTCGACGAAATGCAACGCTGCGCGGCCTCCCTCAAGGAAGCCGTCAGCCGTATGCGCCAGACCGTCGCGGCGATCTGGTACCCGGTCAAAGACCAGCGCATGTTACGCCGCTTCTACCAGGACCTGGCCGGCACCGGCGCGCCAAAGCTGCTGCGCGTGGAGTTGCTGGTGCATCCGCTGGACACGCCCAACACCCTGACCGGCTCGGGCCTGGCGATCGCCAACCCGCCGTGGGGCCTGGAAGAGGAATTGCGTGAGCTGCTGCCGTGGCTGTCCAAAAAGCTTGGCCAGACCCAGGGTGGGTGGCAGATGGATTGGCTCATAGCTGAGTAA
- the msrA gene encoding peptide-methionine (S)-S-oxide reductase MsrA codes for MVLRSEILVNKNVLPTQEQALPGRETPMTLPETHFVNGNPLLGPFMDDVGFAIFGLGCFWGAERKFWQRDGVVSTVVGYAGGFTPNPTYEEVCSGLTGHSEVVLVVYDQAKVKYEDLLKMFWELHNPTQGMRQGNDIGSQYRSVIYATTPEQLAAAQASAEAYQQELTKAGLGAITTQIEEAPTVFFAEAYHQQYLAKNPQGYCGIGGTGVTCPI; via the coding sequence ATGGTCTTGCGCTCGGAAATCCTGGTGAACAAAAACGTGCTGCCTACTCAAGAACAAGCGTTGCCTGGTCGTGAAACCCCGATGACCCTGCCGGAGACGCACTTCGTCAACGGCAACCCCCTGCTGGGCCCATTCATGGACGACGTCGGCTTCGCGATCTTCGGCCTGGGATGCTTCTGGGGTGCGGAGCGCAAGTTCTGGCAGCGCGATGGCGTGGTCAGCACCGTGGTCGGTTACGCTGGCGGCTTTACGCCGAACCCGACGTACGAAGAAGTCTGCTCGGGCCTGACCGGCCACAGCGAAGTGGTGCTGGTGGTGTATGACCAGGCCAAAGTGAAATACGAAGACCTGCTGAAGATGTTCTGGGAATTGCACAACCCGACCCAGGGCATGCGCCAGGGCAACGACATCGGCAGCCAGTACCGCTCGGTGATCTATGCCACGACGCCCGAGCAATTGGCGGCGGCGCAGGCCAGTGCCGAGGCTTACCAGCAAGAGCTGACCAAGGCCGGCCTGGGCGCGATCACCACGCAAATCGAGGAAGCACCTACGGTGTTCTTCGCCGAGGCGTATCACCAGCAGTATCTGGCGAAGAATCCGCAGGGATACTGCGGTATCGGCGGCACCGGCGTGACTTGCCCGATCTAA
- a CDS encoding GGDEF and EAL domain-containing protein: MKSQPDVARMAAEVVTQLPVPSRLGMLRFERLNEASWALLYLDPNCERQFGLPAVELCALLGTPYASLMEPQARYQLHDTIQQQLTQSPHYLVRYTLHTNDGPLSLLEMGEAYKQHNRHLLRGYLMVVDGLFSEIPSTAPATDLESQNSRLQIALELNQRAQQEQLQHLERVRAQQELILLLARQRYTVNNSLQEAAELITRSACDIYQLDCASIWNLEGQRLVPISAYHRDDQQHHLPEPIDASCFPDYLEALQSSRAIDATNALRDPRTREMAENLRNRDIHAMLDASIRVDGQVVGVLCLEQCGSPRDWQADEIAFAGELADQFAQVINNHNRRTATSALHLFQRAVEQSANAFLLVNCDGVVEYVNPSFTAITQYSAEEVHGHRLAQLPALENLSELLFDAPSSLAKSNSWQGEFKSRRKNLEPYWGQLSISKVYGDNRELTHYIGIYEDITQTKLAQQRIERLAYTDNLTNLGNRPAFIRNLDERFARDSDSPISLLLVDIDNFKRINDSLGHQTGDKLLISLARRLRNSLSAGGSLARFASNEFAVLLDDTDLESGQQVASQLLATLDKPMFVDNQLISVTGSVGLACAPLHGRDPQTLMRNAGLALHKAKANGKHQVQVFTEALNAEASYKLFVENNLRRALTQNELDVFYQPKLCLRSGRLLGMEALLRWNHPEKGMIRPDQFISVAEETGLIIPIGKWIARQACRMSKQLSAAGMGNLQVAINLSPKQFSDPDLVASIATILKEEELPANLLELELTEGLLLEATEDTRLQLDQLKSFGLTLAMDDFGTGYSSLSYLKKFPIDIIKIDRSFIHEIPDNQDDMEITSAVIAMAHNLKLKVVAEGIETAEQLAFLRRHRCDVGQGYLFDRPIPGAELLEMLKRYPRGPIA, from the coding sequence ATGAAAAGCCAACCCGATGTCGCCCGTATGGCGGCCGAGGTAGTGACGCAGTTACCGGTGCCTTCGCGCCTCGGTATGCTGCGTTTCGAGCGGCTTAACGAGGCAAGCTGGGCGCTGCTGTACCTCGACCCCAATTGCGAACGCCAATTCGGCCTGCCGGCGGTCGAACTGTGCGCCCTGCTCGGCACGCCCTACGCCAGCCTGATGGAACCCCAGGCACGCTATCAACTGCACGACACCATCCAGCAGCAACTGACCCAGAGCCCTCACTACCTGGTGCGCTACACCCTGCACACCAACGATGGTCCCCTGAGCCTGCTGGAAATGGGCGAAGCCTACAAACAACACAATCGCCATCTGTTGCGCGGCTACCTGATGGTGGTCGATGGCCTGTTCAGCGAGATCCCCTCCACCGCGCCGGCTACAGACCTGGAAAGCCAGAACAGCCGCCTGCAAATCGCCCTGGAGCTCAACCAGCGCGCCCAGCAGGAGCAACTGCAGCACCTGGAGCGGGTGCGCGCCCAGCAGGAACTGATCCTGCTGCTGGCCCGCCAGCGCTACACCGTCAACAATTCGCTGCAGGAAGCCGCCGAGCTGATCACCCGCAGCGCCTGTGATATCTACCAGCTCGACTGCGCCAGCATCTGGAACCTCGAAGGCCAGCGCCTGGTGCCAATCTCGGCTTACCACCGCGACGACCAACAGCACCATCTGCCCGAGCCCATCGATGCCAGTTGCTTCCCGGATTACCTGGAAGCCTTGCAGAGCAGCCGCGCCATAGATGCCACCAACGCCCTGCGCGACCCGCGCACCCGCGAGATGGCCGAGAACCTGCGCAACAGAGACATCCACGCCATGCTCGATGCGAGCATCCGCGTCGACGGCCAAGTGGTTGGCGTGTTGTGTCTGGAGCAGTGCGGCAGCCCGCGTGACTGGCAGGCCGACGAGATCGCCTTTGCCGGCGAGCTCGCGGACCAGTTCGCCCAGGTGATCAACAACCACAACCGCCGCACCGCCACCAGCGCCTTGCACCTGTTCCAACGTGCCGTGGAGCAAAGCGCCAACGCCTTTCTGCTGGTCAATTGCGATGGCGTGGTGGAGTACGTCAACCCAAGCTTCACCGCGATCACCCAATACAGCGCCGAAGAAGTCCACGGCCACCGCCTGGCGCAATTGCCGGCCCTGGAAAACCTCAGCGAATTGCTGTTCGACGCACCGTCGAGCCTGGCCAAGAGCAACAGCTGGCAGGGTGAATTCAAAAGTCGGCGCAAGAACCTCGAACCCTACTGGGGCCAGCTGTCGATCTCCAAGGTGTATGGCGACAACCGCGAGCTGACGCACTACATCGGCATCTACGAAGACATCACCCAGACCAAGCTGGCCCAGCAGCGCATCGAGCGCCTGGCCTACACCGACAACCTGACCAACCTGGGCAACCGCCCGGCGTTTATCCGCAACCTCGATGAACGCTTTGCCCGCGACAGCGACAGCCCGATCAGCCTGCTGCTGGTGGACATCGACAACTTCAAGCGCATCAACGACAGCCTCGGCCACCAGACCGGCGACAAGCTGCTGATCAGCCTGGCGCGGCGCCTGCGTAACAGCCTGAGCGCCGGCGGTAGCTTGGCGCGTTTTGCCAGTAACGAGTTCGCGGTGCTGCTCGACGACACCGACCTGGAGAGCGGCCAGCAGGTTGCCAGCCAACTGCTGGCGACGCTCGACAAGCCCATGTTCGTCGACAACCAACTGATCAGCGTCACCGGCTCCGTGGGCCTCGCCTGCGCGCCGCTGCATGGCCGCGACCCGCAGACCCTGATGCGCAACGCCGGCCTGGCGCTGCACAAGGCCAAGGCCAACGGCAAACACCAGGTCCAGGTATTCACCGAAGCGCTGAACGCCGAGGCCAGCTACAAGCTGTTCGTGGAAAACAACCTGCGCCGCGCCCTGACCCAGAACGAACTCGACGTGTTCTACCAACCCAAGCTGTGCCTGCGCAGCGGCCGCTTGCTGGGCATGGAAGCATTGCTGCGCTGGAACCACCCGGAAAAGGGCATGATCCGCCCTGACCAATTCATCAGCGTGGCCGAAGAGACCGGCTTGATCATCCCCATCGGCAAATGGATCGCGCGTCAGGCCTGCCGCATGAGCAAGCAACTGAGCGCCGCTGGCATGGGCAACCTGCAGGTGGCAATCAACCTGTCGCCCAAGCAGTTTTCCGACCCGGACTTGGTGGCCTCGATTGCCACGATCCTCAAGGAAGAAGAGCTGCCGGCCAACCTGCTGGAGCTGGAGCTGACCGAAGGCCTGCTGCTGGAAGCCACCGAAGACACGCGCCTGCAACTGGACCAACTGAAGAGCTTCGGCCTGACCCTGGCCATGGACGACTTCGGCACCGGTTACTCGTCGCTGAGCTACCTGAAAAAATTCCCCATCGACATCATTAAGATCGATCGCAGCTTTATCCACGAAATCCCGGACAACCAGGACGACATGGAAATCACCTCGGCCGTGATCGCCATGGCCCACAACCTCAAGCTCAAGGTCGTGGCCGAAGGCATCGAGACCGCCGAGCAACTGGCGTTCCTGCGCCGGCATCGCTGCGACGTCGGCCAGGGCTACCTGTTCGACCGGCCAATCCCCGGCGCAGAGCTGCTTGAGATGCTCAAACGCTACCCGCGCGGGCCAATCGCCTGA
- the aceF gene encoding dihydrolipoyllysine-residue acetyltransferase, with amino-acid sequence MSELIRVPDIGSGEGEVIELFVKVGDKVEADQSILTLESDKASMEIPAPKAGVVKSLKVKLGDRLKEGDELLELEIEGAADAAPAAAPAAAAAPAPAAEKPAAAAEAPAAPAAAPAAASVQDIHVPDIGSSGKAKIIELLVKVGDTVEADQSLITLESDKASMEIPSPAAGVVESIAVKLEDEVGTGDFILKLKVQGAAPAAAPAPAAAPAAKAEAAPAAAAPAPAAKAEAAPAPVAAAPAPSGAKVHAGPAVRQLAREFGVELNAVAATGPHGRVLKEDVQVYVKAMMHKAKEAPAAGGATGGSGIPPIRTVDFSRFGETEEVPMTRLMQIGAAGLHASYLNIPHVTQFDQADITDLEAFRIAQKAVAEKAGVKLTVLPLLLKACAHLLKELPDFNASLAPSGKAIIRKKYVNIGFAVDTPDGLLVPVIKNVDQKSLLQLAAEAAALAAKARDKKLTPDDMQGACFTISSLGHIGGTGFTPIVNAPEVAILGVSKATIQPVWDGKAFQPKLMLPLSLSYDHRVINGAAAARFTQRLSQLLNDIRTILL; translated from the coding sequence GTGAGCGAACTCATTCGCGTACCTGACATCGGCAGCGGTGAAGGTGAAGTAATCGAGCTGTTTGTGAAGGTCGGCGACAAAGTCGAAGCCGATCAGAGCATCCTGACCCTGGAATCGGACAAGGCGAGCATGGAAATCCCTGCTCCCAAAGCCGGCGTGGTCAAGAGCCTGAAAGTGAAGCTGGGCGACCGCCTGAAAGAAGGCGACGAACTGCTGGAACTGGAAATCGAAGGTGCCGCTGATGCGGCCCCTGCGGCGGCGCCTGCTGCCGCTGCTGCACCGGCGCCTGCCGCTGAAAAGCCTGCCGCTGCTGCCGAGGCCCCTGCGGCCCCGGCTGCTGCACCGGCCGCAGCCTCTGTTCAGGACATTCATGTTCCGGACATTGGCTCGTCGGGCAAGGCCAAGATCATCGAACTGCTGGTCAAGGTCGGCGACACCGTCGAAGCCGACCAATCGCTGATCACCCTGGAGTCCGACAAGGCCTCCATGGAAATCCCTTCGCCGGCTGCCGGCGTGGTGGAAAGCATCGCGGTCAAGCTGGAAGACGAAGTCGGCACTGGCGATTTCATCCTCAAGCTGAAAGTACAAGGCGCTGCGCCGGCTGCTGCTCCAGCACCGGCCGCCGCTCCAGCTGCCAAGGCTGAAGCTGCACCCGCTGCTGCCGCCCCTGCACCTGCTGCAAAAGCTGAGGCCGCTCCGGCCCCAGTGGCTGCTGCACCTGCGCCAAGCGGTGCCAAGGTTCACGCCGGCCCTGCCGTGCGTCAGCTGGCCCGCGAGTTCGGCGTTGAGCTGAACGCAGTCGCGGCCACCGGCCCTCACGGCCGCGTGCTGAAGGAAGACGTGCAGGTTTACGTCAAAGCCATGATGCACAAAGCCAAGGAAGCTCCGGCTGCCGGCGGCGCTACCGGTGGTTCGGGCATTCCGCCGATCCGCACCGTAGACTTCAGCCGCTTCGGCGAAACCGAAGAAGTGCCGATGACTCGCCTGATGCAAATCGGCGCGGCCGGCCTGCACGCCAGCTACCTGAACATCCCGCACGTGACTCAGTTCGACCAGGCCGACATTACCGACCTGGAAGCTTTCCGCATCGCGCAGAAAGCCGTCGCCGAGAAGGCCGGCGTGAAACTGACCGTGCTGCCACTGCTGCTCAAGGCCTGTGCACACCTGCTCAAGGAACTGCCGGACTTCAACGCATCGCTGGCGCCAAGCGGCAAGGCGATCATTCGCAAGAAGTACGTCAACATCGGTTTCGCGGTAGATACCCCTGATGGCCTGCTGGTACCGGTCATCAAGAACGTCGACCAGAAGAGCCTGCTGCAACTGGCTGCTGAGGCTGCTGCACTGGCTGCCAAAGCCCGTGACAAGAAGCTCACCCCGGACGACATGCAGGGCGCGTGCTTCACGATCTCCAGCCTCGGCCACATTGGCGGCACTGGCTTCACGCCAATCGTCAACGCGCCGGAAGTGGCGATCCTGGGCGTGTCCAAGGCAACCATCCAGCCAGTGTGGGACGGTAAAGCGTTCCAGCCGAAGCTGATGCTGCCGCTGTCGCTGTCCTACGATCACCGTGTGATCAACGGCGCCGCTGCTGCACGCTTCACGCAGCGCCTGAGCCAGTTGCTGAACGACATCCGCACCATCTTGCTGTAA
- the aceE gene encoding pyruvate dehydrogenase (acetyl-transferring), homodimeric type, which produces MQDLDPVETQEWLDALESVLDKEGEDRAHYLMTRMGELATRSGSQLPYAITTPYRNTIPVTHEARMPGDLFMERRIRSLVRWNAMAMVMRTNLKDSDLGGHISSFASSATLYDIGFNYFFQAPTDEHGGDLIYFQGHTSPGVYARAFMEGRITEDQMNNFRQEVDGGGLSSYPHPWLMPDFWQFPTVSMGLGPIQAIYQARFMKYLEARGFIPEGKQKVWCFLGDGECDEPESLGAISLAGREKLDNLIFVINCNLQRLDGPVRGNGKIIQELEGVFRGAQWNVTKVIWGRFWDPLLAKDVDGILQRRMDEVIDGEYQNYKAKDGAFVREHFFNTPELKAMVADLSDDEIWKLNRGGHDPYKVYAAYHEAVNHKEQPTVILAKTIKGYGTGAGEAKNTAHNTKKVDVESLKLFRDRFDIPVKDEELEDLPFFKPEPNSAEARYLSERRTALGGFVPQRRANSFAVPTPDLSTLKAILDGSGDREISTTMAFVRILAQLVKDKDIGPRIVPIIPDEARTFGMEGMFRQLGIYSSVGQLYEPVDKDQVMFYKEDKKGQILEEGINEAGAMSSFIAAGTSYSSHNQPMLPFYIFYSMFGFQRIGDLAWAAGDSRTRGFLIGGTAGRTTLNGEGLQHEDGHSHILAATIPNCRTFDPTYGYELAVIIQDGMKKMTEEQQDVFYYITVMNESYQQPAMPAGVEEGIIKGMYLLEEDTKEAAHHVQLMGSGTILREVREAAKILREEFNVGADVWSVTSFNELRRDGLAVERSNRLHPGQKPAKSYVEECLAGRKGPVIASTDYMKLFAEQIRQWVPSKEFKVLGTDGFGRSDSRKKLRHFFEVDRHFVVLAALEALADRGEIEPKVVADAIVKFGINPEKRNPLDC; this is translated from the coding sequence ATGCAAGACCTCGATCCCGTCGAAACCCAGGAATGGCTGGACGCCCTGGAATCGGTTCTCGACAAAGAAGGCGAAGACCGTGCTCACTACCTGATGACCCGTATGGGCGAGCTCGCGACCCGCAGCGGTTCGCAACTGCCTTACGCCATCACCACGCCATACCGCAACACCATCCCCGTTACCCACGAAGCACGCATGCCTGGCGACCTGTTCATGGAACGCCGCATTCGCTCGCTGGTACGTTGGAACGCCATGGCGATGGTAATGCGCACGAACTTGAAAGATTCGGACCTGGGCGGTCACATCTCCAGCTTCGCTTCCAGCGCAACCCTGTATGACATCGGCTTCAACTACTTCTTCCAGGCCCCGACCGACGAACACGGCGGCGACCTGATCTACTTTCAGGGCCACACCTCGCCAGGCGTCTACGCCCGTGCGTTCATGGAAGGTCGCATCACCGAAGACCAGATGAACAACTTCCGCCAGGAAGTCGACGGTGGCGGCTTGTCGTCCTACCCGCACCCTTGGCTGATGCCTGACTTCTGGCAGTTCCCGACCGTATCGATGGGTCTGGGTCCAATCCAGGCGATCTACCAGGCACGTTTCATGAAGTACCTGGAAGCGCGCGGTTTCATCCCGGAAGGCAAGCAGAAAGTCTGGTGCTTCCTGGGCGACGGCGAGTGCGACGAGCCGGAATCCCTGGGCGCCATCTCCCTGGCCGGCCGCGAGAAGCTGGACAACCTGATCTTCGTCATCAACTGCAACCTGCAGCGCCTCGACGGCCCGGTTCGCGGCAACGGCAAGATCATCCAGGAACTCGAAGGCGTGTTCCGCGGTGCTCAGTGGAACGTGACCAAAGTCATCTGGGGCCGTTTCTGGGACCCACTGCTGGCCAAGGACGTCGACGGTATCCTGCAACGTCGCATGGACGAAGTCATCGACGGCGAGTACCAGAACTACAAAGCCAAAGACGGCGCGTTCGTGCGTGAACACTTCTTCAACACGCCTGAACTCAAGGCGATGGTTGCAGACTTGTCCGACGACGAGATCTGGAAACTCAACCGTGGTGGCCACGACCCGTACAAGGTCTACGCGGCGTACCACGAAGCGGTCAACCACAAAGAACAACCGACCGTCATCCTGGCCAAGACCATCAAGGGTTATGGCACCGGTGCCGGCGAAGCGAAGAACACGGCGCACAACACCAAGAAGGTTGATGTTGAAAGCCTGAAGCTGTTCCGCGACCGCTTCGACATCCCGGTCAAGGATGAAGAGCTGGAAGACCTGCCGTTCTTCAAGCCAGAGCCAAACAGCGCCGAAGCCCGCTACCTGAGCGAGCGTCGCACTGCACTGGGCGGTTTCGTGCCCCAGCGCCGCGCCAACAGCTTCGCCGTTCCGACCCCGGACCTGAGCACCCTCAAGGCTATCCTGGACGGCTCGGGCGACCGCGAAATCTCCACCACCATGGCCTTCGTGCGGATCCTCGCGCAGCTGGTCAAGGACAAGGACATCGGCCCACGCATCGTTCCGATCATCCCGGACGAAGCCCGTACCTTCGGTATGGAAGGCATGTTCCGTCAGTTGGGCATCTACTCTTCCGTCGGCCAGCTCTACGAGCCAGTCGATAAAGACCAGGTGATGTTCTACAAGGAAGACAAGAAGGGCCAGATCCTCGAAGAAGGCATCAACGAAGCGGGCGCCATGAGCTCCTTCATCGCTGCCGGTACTTCGTACTCCAGCCACAACCAGCCGATGCTGCCGTTCTACATCTTCTACTCGATGTTCGGTTTCCAGCGTATTGGCGACCTGGCTTGGGCAGCAGGCGACAGCCGTACCCGTGGCTTCCTGATCGGCGGCACCGCCGGCCGCACCACGCTGAACGGCGAAGGCCTGCAACACGAAGACGGTCACAGCCACATCCTGGCTGCCACCATCCCGAACTGCCGCACCTTTGATCCAACCTACGGCTACGAGCTGGCGGTGATCATCCAGGACGGCATGAAGAAGATGACCGAAGAGCAGCAGGACGTTTTCTACTACATCACCGTGATGAACGAGTCCTACCAGCAACCCGCCATGCCGGCCGGTGTTGAAGAAGGCATCATCAAGGGCATGTACCTGCTCGAAGAAGACACCAAGGAAGCAGCGCACCACGTACAGCTGATGGGCTCCGGCACCATCCTGCGCGAAGTGCGTGAAGCGGCGAAGATCCTGCGTGAAGAGTTCAACGTCGGCGCCGACGTGTGGAGCGTGACCAGCTTCAACGAACTGCGTCGCGACGGCCTGGCCGTAGAGCGCAGCAACCGCCTGCACCCTGGCCAAAAGCCAGCCAAGAGCTACGTCGAAGAGTGCCTGGCCGGCCGTAAAGGTCCAGTCATTGCCTCTACCGACTACATGAAACTGTTTGCTGAACAAATTCGCCAGTGGGTCCCGTCCAAGGAATTCAAAGTCCTGGGCACCGACGGTTTCGGTCGCAGTGACAGCCGTAAAAAGCTGCGTCACTTCTTCGAAGTCGACCGTCACTTCGTGGTGTTGGCAGCCCTGGAAGCCTTGGCTGACCGTGGTGAGATCGAACCTAAGGTGGTGGCTGACGCCATCGTCAAGTTCGGGATCAACCCGGAAAAACGCAACCCACTGGACTGCTGA